A segment of the Leptolyngbya sp. NIES-3755 genome:
AGTGCATCATCTTTGAAATCGTCAGAGTTGAAGATCACAAGCTTTGCACCTTTCGCAATCAGGTCGTCTGCAACTTGGGAACCTCGCACATTCGGTCGATCGGCGGGATTCACTTTATCGACAAATTCCAGTTTAGTTCCGGGCACGTTTTTGACTGCGCCTTCGATCCCTTCGTAGTGGGCTTGGTTCCAGCCTGCATCATTTCTGGGTCCGACTAAAACCATGCCGACTACGAAATCGCCACTGCCCCCTGCGGCTGGAGAAGATGCCGTTTGATTTGGGGTGTTCCCTGTACCACAAGCTCCCACGATCGAGCCTAATGCAATTGCAAATCCAGCTTGTCGGAGCATTCGAGAAAGCCAATACTTTGTCATATTTTGGAGAAATTAAAACAGTGATGAGGTGTGGGAGCGACGATAATAGTTTGCTCTCGGATTATCACGAATTGATGCGATCGCAAAATGTATCCGAAACCACATCAAATTATCAAGATTCGCTAAGATTCCAAAGAAATACAGAAATTTTTAAGCTGTTTATTCTTTAAGCGATCGAGCCTCGAACCAGTACGACAGTGCAATCACAGCGACGAGCGATCGCTTCTGGGATATTGCCTTGGATCGCTTGCTGCAATAATCCTTCACGAGTCGCACCCAATACAATCACATCACATTGATCTTTTTGCGCCAGATCAATCACTGCATCAGAGACAGAATTCGCACAAACAGGCATGAGTTCGACTGGACATGATAGGCGATCGCTTAAAAATTTCATGGATTCATTGAGCGAATTCGGATCAGGTAACTCTCTCTGAGGCTGATGAATTTGGCACAAACAAATTTCTGGATGATGAGCGAGTTTTGCAAGTCCGGGCATTAAGCGAATAGCTTGACGAGAATTCGGTCCGCCTGCCGTGGGAATCAACCATCGATCGAGCGTGGTTCCTTCTCCGAATTTTACTAATACGACATCGCAGTTTGCTTGGCGAATCATTGTATCGACTACATTTCCGAAGATGCGTCCGGGAGTTGAAGTTTCACCGTTCCAGCCCATGATGATTACATCAATGTGTCGCTCTTTGATTGTTTCGAGAATTGCCTGAGAAATTTCATGCGTGACACGAACTTGAGTATGAACAGAGATTTTCCATTGTTTGCCCAAGTGAGCCGCTTTCTTGAGGAGTTTGCGGCTAATGGTGGTTGAAACCGCAGTTTCGGCAGGATTGCGATGACGAGCGATCGGGATTACTTGCAAACATTCCAATTCATATTCTCGATCGTGTGCGATCGAGGCTGCCATTTGCAACAATCGTCCAGCGGTTTGCGGATTCGCGATCGGAACTAAGACTCGACCTTTTCCGGTTTCGGGTGCACGAGTTTGATAAACCACATAAGATGGCTCTGGTTGAGGTCCAACTTGAGCATGATTCGAGAGCTTGTCCGATTCAGCCCGAATAATATCAGCGCGAGTAATAATGCCAACGAGCTTGCGACGATCCACCACAGGCAATCGACTGATTTTATATCGGTTTAATAAATACAAAACCTGACTGAGTGGATCATGTGGATTCACTGTGACAGGTTTGGGAGTCATGATTTCACTCAAAGGCTGAGTGTGATCTAAATGTCGATCGCTAATATGCGCCAAATCTGTTTCGGTGACGATTCCCACTAACTTTCCATCATCAACAACCGGAAAACCGCGATGATGCGATCGAGAAAATGCCTGAATTGCTTCGTCTAAACTAATTTGACTCGGTAACGTTTCGACTCGTCGCTGCATTAAATCTTCTGCGGTTAAACCAGACAATCGCGTTTCCATCTCTGGATTTGTGGCTTGCAGATGAATGCCTCGATATTCCAATAAATGCTTGTAAACTGAGCCGCTAAAAGTACTTTCTGCAACGAGATAAGCAGTGACAGATCCGATCATGAGAGGAAGTACCACATTGAAATCGGTGGTCATCTCGAACACAATCACGATCGCAGTAATGGGACCACGAGTGACCGCACTAAAAAACGCTCCCATTCCCGTTAATGCAGCCGTCGTCGTGAGCGCAGTACTCAAATCTAAACCGAGTGGAATTCCAGCATTCTCAATACTCTGAGCCGCGAAACTAATGAGATAGCCCAAAGCCGATCCCAAAATCAGCGAAGGTGCAAACAATCCGCCGGGCGCACCTGACCCGAACGCGACAAGGGTTAGAACAAATTTTGTGATGAAGAGAACGGCTGTGATTCGCCAGCCTAACTCACTCGTGATCCACACTTCTTGCAGGCTGGCACTATCTCGTAATGCACTGGGGAGAATCGCGATCGCTAATCCAGACAATCCACCCGCAAACGCAATCCGAAACGGTAAGCTCCAATTCAAACTTTTGCGATTGAGCTTCAGACTGAATAAAATCCCCCGCACAAAGAGCGATCCAAGCAGCCCCGAAACAATGCCAACGATTAAAAAGATCGGAATCGACGTGACGCTAAAGCTGGTCATAATGTCCATTCCGTAGGGCGTTCCGTTAAATCCTTGCCCTCCCAAAAGCCTCGATACAACTGCCCCAACAAACGAAGCTAAGATCGCAGTTCCAAGCGTTAAACCTGAAACATCTTGTAAAAGCTCTTCAACCACGAAAAGCACACCTGCGATCGGTGCATTAAATCCCGCCGCTAATCCCGCTGCCGCTCCTGCTGCAATTAATTGTCTGCGATGAACTGGAGAAGTTGGAACCCAATCACTTAACTGTGCTGCGATCGCGGCTCCAATCTGAACCGTGGGACCTTGCCGCCCTAGATTCAATCCTGATCCGAGTGTCAGTAACGTTGTTGTAAGTTTTGCGATCGCGACTCTCAAATCTAAAGCGCTCGAAACCCCACCCAGAGCCGCTTTCACTTGTGGAATTCCACTACCTGCAACTTCAGGCGCAAACTGTTCAATTAACCATCCTGCCAACAATCCCGCAACAATCCCGATCGCAGGCAACACGATCCAAGCGGGATAAATCGTTGCCGAATATAATCGCCACTGACTGAGCCAGCCGACTCCTTGTTTCAGTGTGACTGCCGCCAGTCCCGATACGAATCCAATCAAACACGCTTCA
Coding sequences within it:
- a CDS encoding hypothetical protein (hypothetical protein N9414_16127;~similar to AA sequence:cyanobase_aa:LBDG_13720): MRLSRFRLSAVSPKQLAVFEACLIGFVSGLAAVTLKQGVGWLSQWRLYSATIYPAWIVLPAIGIVAGLLAGWLIEQFAPEVAGSGIPQVKAALGGVSSALDLRVAIAKLTTTLLTLGSGLNLGRQGPTVQIGAAIAAQLSDWVPTSPVHRRQLIAAGAAAGLAAGFNAPIAGVLFVVEELLQDVSGLTLGTAILASFVGAVVSRLLGGQGFNGTPYGMDIMTSFSVTSIPIFLIVGIVSGLLGSLFVRGILFSLKLNRKSLNWSLPFRIAFAGGLSGLAIAILPSALRDSASLQEVWITSELGWRITAVLFITKFVLTLVAFGSGAPGGLFAPSLILGSALGYLISFAAQSIENAGIPLGLDLSTALTTTAALTGMGAFFSAVTRGPITAIVIVFEMTTDFNVVLPLMIGSVTAYLVAESTFSGSVYKHLLEYRGIHLQATNPEMETRLSGLTAEDLMQRRVETLPSQISLDEAIQAFSRSHHRGFPVVDDGKLVGIVTETDLAHISDRHLDHTQPLSEIMTPKPVTVNPHDPLSQVLYLLNRYKISRLPVVDRRKLVGIITRADIIRAESDKLSNHAQVGPQPEPSYVVYQTRAPETGKGRVLVPIANPQTAGRLLQMAASIAHDREYELECLQVIPIARHRNPAETAVSTTISRKLLKKAAHLGKQWKISVHTQVRVTHEISQAILETIKERHIDVIIMGWNGETSTPGRIFGNVVDTMIRQANCDVVLVKFGEGTTLDRWLIPTAGGPNSRQAIRLMPGLAKLAHHPEICLCQIHQPQRELPDPNSLNESMKFLSDRLSCPVELMPVCANSVSDAVIDLAQKDQCDVIVLGATREGLLQQAIQGNIPEAIARRCDCTVVLVRGSIA